The following proteins are encoded in a genomic region of Phalacrocorax carbo chromosome 2, bPhaCar2.1, whole genome shotgun sequence:
- the NDUFV2 gene encoding NADH dehydrogenase [ubiquinone] flavoprotein 2, mitochondrial: MRGTRLLDAGRRARTGLKERERGEGRCRGVVAASAAGAMFLCAPLRAAAARSVRQIRYLHRTAVRNSSGGALFVHRDSPENNPDTPFEFTPENQKRIEAIISSYPGGHKSAAVMAVLDLAQRQHGWLPISAMNKVAEILEMPPMRVYEVATFYTMYNRKPVGKYHIQVCTTTPCMLRDSDSILEAIKKKLGIKVGETTPDKLFTLIEVECLGACVNAPMVQINDNYYEDLTPKDIEDIIDELKAGKVPKPGPRSGRFSCEPAGGLTSLTEPPKGPGFGVRADL, encoded by the exons ATGCGCGGGACGCGTCTCCTTGACGCTGGGCGGAGGGCGCGCACGGGCCtcaaggagagggaaaggggggaggggaggtgtCGGGGGGTCGTTGCTGCTTCTGCCGCCGGCGCCATGTTTCTCTGCGCTCCCCTGCGGGCCGCCGCCGCACGCTCG gtAAGACAAATCCGATACTTACATAGAACAGCAGTGCGCAATAGCAGTGGGGGAGCCTTATTTGTG caTAGAGATAGTCCTGAAAATAATCCAGATACTCCATTTGAGTTCACACCGGAAAACCAAAAG CGAATAGAAGCAATCATAAGCAGCTACCCAGGGGGACACAAGTCTGCAGCTGTTATGGCAGTACTAGATTTGGCCCAAAGACAGCATGGATGGTTGCCCATATCGGCTATGAACAAG GTTGCTGAAATTTTAGAAATGCCTCCCATGAGAGTGTATGAAGTAGCAACCTTCTATACAATGTATAATCGCAAACCTGTTGGGAAATACCATATTCAGGTCTGCACTACCACACCTTGCATGCTGCGAGACTCTGATAGTATTTTAGAAGCCATTAAGAAGAAACTTG GTATAAAAGTTGGGGAAACAACACCTGATAAACTCTTCACGCTGATAGAAGTGGAATGTTTAGGTGCTTGTGTAAATGCACCGATGGTTCAAATAAATGACAATTACTAT gaAGATTTGACACCCAAAGATATTGAAGACATAATTGATGAGCTAAAGGCTGGCAAAGTTCCCAAACCTGGCCCAAG gaGTGGACGTTTTTCTTGTGAGCCGGCTGGTGGCCTTACCTCTCTGACTGAACCACCCAAAGGACCAGGTTTTGGAGTTCGAGCTGACCTCTAA